A stretch of Anas platyrhynchos isolate ZD024472 breed Pekin duck chromosome 29, IASCAAS_PekinDuck_T2T, whole genome shotgun sequence DNA encodes these proteins:
- the LOC101802373 gene encoding granzyme G translates to MSLTSAVSWSLVSGYKNFLGAGRDPSCSLTSKASTEAEHAAMEHLQKLLLALLLVACPPAKASHAWNRMAGAGRAKAPARPYMAYLEGKNGHFCGGFLVAPSWVMTAAQCFSHKPLTVILGAHNIQRREESWQMFEVQRYHRHPDFTNRMQGNDILLLKLKGNATSNSYVRTISFQKIKASGGTVCSIAGWGHKAPTATFHEANVTIHKQRDCLTMYPGLANNLICANSGSAGVPEEGDTGGPLVCNNKAYGIFSYQYKNRIGFYTHIAPYLPWVNSIMKSA, encoded by the exons ATGAGTCTGACCTCTGCGGTTTCCTGGAGCCTAGTCTCAGGGTATAAAAACTTCCTGGGAGCAGGAAGAGACCCCAGTTGCAGCCTCACCTCCAAGGCATCCACCGAAGCCGAGCACGCTGCGATGGAGCACCTGCAGAAGCTCCTGCTCGCCCTCCTGTTGGTGGCATGTCCTCCGGCCAAAGCCA GTCATGCCTGGAACCGGatggcaggagcaggcagagccaaGGCCCCCGCCAGACCCTACATGGCTTATCTGGAAGGGAAGAACGGCCACTTCTGCGGGGGCTTCCTGGTGGCCCCCAGCTGGGTGATGACAGCAGCTCAGTGTTTCAG CCACAAACCTTTGACTGTCATCCTTGGAGCCCACAACATtcagagaagagaggaaagCTGGCAAATGTTTGAAGTCCAGAGGTATCACCGCCATCCAGACTTCACCAATCGCATGCAGGGAAATGACATCCTCCTGCTGAAG CTGAAAGGCAATGCTACCAGCAACAGCTACGTTAGGACCATTTCCTTCCAAAAAATAAAGGCCTCTGGAGGGACGGTGTGCAGCATAGCTGGCTGGGGCCACAAGGCACCCACTGCGACATTCCACGAAGCCAACGTCACCATCCACAAACAAAGGGACTGCCTAACCATGTACCCTGGACTTGCCAACAACTTGATCTGTGCCAACAGTGGATCTGCTGGGGTGCCTGAAGAG GGTGATACTGGGGGACCACTTGTCTGCAACAACAAAGCCTATGGTATCTTCTCCTATCAGTACAAGAACCGGATTGGCTTCTACACACACATTGCTCCCTACCTTCCCTGGGTTAACAGCATCATGAAGTCGGCGTGA
- the GNA11 gene encoding guanine nucleotide-binding protein subunit alpha-11: protein MTLESMMACCLSDEVKESKRINAEIEKQLRRDKRDARRELKLLLLGTGESGKSTFIKQMRIIHGSGYSEEDKKGFTKLVYQNIFTAMQSMIRAMETLKILYKYEQNKANAVLIREVDVEKVMTFEQPYVSAIKTLWNDPGIQECYDRRREYQLSDSAKYYLSDVDRIATPGYLPTQQDVLRVRVPTTGIIEYPFDLENIIFRMVDVGGQRSERRKWIHCFENVTSIMFLVALSEYDQVLVESDNENRMEESKALFRTIITYPWFQNSSVILFLNKKDLLEDKILYSHLVDYFPEFDGPQRDAQAAREFILKMFVDLNPDSDKIIYSHFTCATDTENIRFVFAAVKDTILQLNLKEYNLV from the exons ATGACTCTGGAGTCCATGATGGCCTGTTGCCTGAGCGACGAGGTGAAGGAGTCGAAGCGCATCAACGCCGAGATCGAGAAGCAGCTGCGGAGGGACAAGCGCGACGCCCGCCGCgagctgaagctgctgctgctgg GCACTGGAGAGAGTGGAAAAAGCACGTTCATTAAGCAAATGCGTATAATTCATGGCTCAGGCTACTCTGAAGAGGACAAAAAGGGTTTTACCAAGCTGGTATATCAAAACATCTTCACTGCCATGCAGTCCATGATCAGGGCCATGGAAACCCTGAAGATTCTGTACAAATATGAACAGAACAAG GCCAATGCAGTCCTGATCAGGGAAGTGGATGTAGAAAAGGTCATGACATTTGAGCAGCCCTACGTAAGTGCAATTAAAACATTGTGGAATGACCCTGGAATACAAGAGTGTTATGACAGGAGAAGAGAATATCAGCTTTCTGACTCAGCTAAATA CTATCTTAGCGACGTGGATCGTATTGCTACTCCAGGGTATCTACCAACTCAGCAAGATGTGCTACGCGTTAGAGTTCCTACAACCGGTATCATAGAATACCCCTTTGACCTAGAGAATATTATCTTCAG AATGGTGGATGTTGGAGGTCAAAGATCAGAACGAAGGAAGTGGATCCATTGCTTTGAAAATGTGACTTCCATCATGTTTTTAGTAGCACTTAGTGAATATGACCAAGTTCTGGTGGAGTCTGATAATGAG aacCGGATGGAAGAGAGTAAAGCTCTCTTTCGAACCATTATCACTTATCCCTGGTTCCAAAACTCATCTGTTATCCTCTTCCTGAACAAGAAGGATCTGTTGGAAGACAAGATCCTGTACTCCCATCTTGTTGACTATTTCCCAGAGTTTGATG GCCCGCAGAGGGATGCACAGGCAGCCCGTGAGTTCATTCTCAAGATGTTTGTGGATTTAAATCCAGACAGCGATAAAATCATCTATTCTCACTTCACATGTGCCACAGACACAGAAAACATCCGTTTCGTCTTTGCAGCTGTCAAGGACACCATCCTACAGCTCAACCTGAAGGAATACAACCTGGTTTGA